From Spirosoma agri, one genomic window encodes:
- a CDS encoding UDP-N-acetylmuramoyl-tripeptide--D-alanyl-D-alanine ligase encodes MLSTAELYSKFQECSGVSTDTRTITADCLFVALRGDNFNGNLFAEQALAAGARYALVDDPAIAHRESRCLLVADSLLTLQDLARHHRQTLTIPVVGLTGSNGKTTTKELIAAVLSKNFRTYATVGNLNNHIGVPLTVLAINEQYELAVVEMGANHQKEIELLCSIAQPTHGLITNVGKAHLEGFGGIEGVRKGKGELYDYLAQNAKTVFINSRDTTLTAMYRERLKAIRSETTFAEAIFYPGEPVELIQESPVVIFRDGASGEVTTHLPGRYNFENMLAALAIGHYFGVSPKEANHAVAAYNPTNNRSQVIHKGSNTILLDAYNANPSSMAAAIRQFAAMSANRKVVILGDMYELGQESEAEHAALGKLVADGQFDLVILAGKDMQFALGSLPKAYYVPDKFSLHNWLMDHPMTDTHILVKGSRGMGLESVLPFL; translated from the coding sequence ATGCTCTCAACGGCAGAACTTTATTCGAAATTTCAGGAATGCTCCGGCGTTTCGACCGATACGCGTACGATTACCGCCGACTGTCTGTTCGTTGCCCTTAGGGGCGATAACTTCAACGGCAATCTCTTTGCCGAACAGGCGCTCGCAGCAGGAGCCCGGTACGCACTCGTGGATGATCCGGCGATCGCTCACCGGGAGTCAAGATGCCTGTTGGTAGCCGATAGCCTGCTGACCCTTCAGGACCTCGCCCGACACCACCGCCAGACCCTGACGATTCCGGTCGTGGGTTTAACCGGCTCGAATGGCAAAACCACGACCAAGGAGCTGATCGCGGCTGTGCTGTCGAAGAATTTCCGGACCTATGCCACGGTGGGCAATCTCAACAACCACATCGGTGTGCCGCTGACGGTACTGGCCATCAACGAACAATACGAACTGGCCGTTGTCGAAATGGGGGCTAATCATCAAAAAGAAATCGAACTGCTCTGTTCGATCGCTCAACCGACACACGGCCTGATCACCAACGTGGGCAAAGCGCACCTCGAAGGATTCGGCGGCATCGAGGGCGTCCGAAAAGGGAAAGGTGAGTTGTACGATTATCTGGCCCAGAACGCTAAAACGGTGTTCATCAATTCCCGCGATACGACCCTGACCGCGATGTACCGCGAACGCCTGAAAGCGATTCGTTCCGAAACGACCTTTGCCGAAGCCATTTTTTATCCGGGCGAACCCGTTGAGCTGATTCAGGAGTCGCCGGTCGTTATTTTTCGCGACGGAGCCAGTGGCGAGGTGACCACGCACCTACCCGGTCGCTATAATTTCGAGAACATGCTGGCTGCGCTGGCCATTGGCCATTATTTCGGCGTTTCGCCGAAAGAAGCCAACCACGCCGTAGCTGCGTATAACCCGACGAATAACCGCTCGCAGGTGATCCATAAAGGCTCGAACACCATCTTGCTCGATGCGTATAACGCCAATCCGAGTTCAATGGCGGCTGCGATTCGTCAGTTTGCGGCTATGTCAGCAAATCGTAAAGTGGTAATTCTGGGTGACATGTACGAACTTGGTCAGGAGAGCGAGGCCGAACATGCAGCATTGGGTAAACTCGTTGCCGACGGCCAGTTCGACCTGGTCATTCTTGCCGGCAAAGACATGCAGTTTGCGCTTGGCTCGCTCCCCAAAGCCTACTATGTACCTGACAAGTTTTCGCTGCACAACTGGCTCATGGATCATCCCATGACCGACACGCACATTCTGGTCAAAGGCTCGCGGGGAATGGGATTAGAGTCCGTCCTGCCCTTTTTGTAG
- a CDS encoding heavy metal translocating P-type ATPase: MNTVLNEPKANASSSDVKKTFPVLEMTCAACAVSVESTLKHTPGVHDAGVNYANQSAWVDYDPATVTPEGLQTALRAMGYDIIIDTEDPNEANEVQREAQQKHYDALKKRTIWAVILSIPIVLIGMVFMDGSDRAIPFGNYIMMGLAAPVVFWLGRSYFANAWKQARHGKANMDTLVALSTGIAFLFSAFTTLNPDFWISRGQHPHVYFEAAAVIIAFISLGKLLEERAKSNTTSAIKKLMSLQPDTVRLVDGETERDVPIATVRVGNVLVVRPGERIPVDGDVQTGASFVDESMISGEPIPVEKTAGTKVFAGTINQKGSFRFRADKVGADTVLARIIRTVQEAQGSKAPVQRLVDKIAGIFVPVVLGIALLTFGVWMLIGGDNALTTALLTSVTVLIIACPCALGLATPTAIMVGVGKGAETNILIKDAESLELGYRVNAVVLDKTGTLTEGKPVVTDLHWLVSANEQAGLASILYALETQSEHPLAQAVVAHLTSTNVAGVAMDRFESITGHGVKGDHSGNTYIVGNRSLLLKQGISPDEALEQQADLFYKAAKTVVFFADQQRVLAIVAIADPIKNTSRKAVDMLQRRGIEVYLLTGDNAQTAAAVAGQVGIRQYRAEVLPAEKAAFVQELQAQGKVVAMVGDGINDAQALAQADVSMAMGKGSDIAMDVAKMTLITSDLTRVSMALHLSRKTVQTIRQNLFWAFIYNLIGIPIAAGVLYPAFGFLLNPMIAGAAMALSSVSVVSNSLRLRSIKL; encoded by the coding sequence ATGAATACAGTACTCAACGAGCCGAAGGCCAACGCATCGAGTTCGGACGTAAAGAAAACGTTTCCGGTGCTGGAAATGACCTGCGCGGCCTGTGCGGTCAGCGTCGAATCCACGCTTAAACACACGCCCGGCGTGCATGATGCCGGGGTGAACTACGCCAACCAGAGCGCCTGGGTAGACTATGATCCGGCTACCGTTACCCCCGAGGGACTACAAACGGCGTTGCGGGCAATGGGATACGATATTATTATCGATACTGAAGACCCGAACGAAGCCAATGAGGTACAGCGGGAAGCGCAGCAGAAACACTACGACGCCCTAAAAAAGCGGACCATCTGGGCGGTTATCCTCTCCATCCCCATCGTACTGATCGGCATGGTCTTTATGGACGGTTCCGATCGAGCGATCCCGTTTGGCAATTACATCATGATGGGTCTTGCTGCACCCGTGGTGTTCTGGCTGGGCCGATCGTACTTCGCGAATGCCTGGAAACAGGCCCGTCACGGTAAGGCCAATATGGATACGCTCGTGGCCCTTAGCACGGGCATTGCTTTCTTATTCAGCGCTTTTACGACGCTTAATCCTGACTTCTGGATAAGTCGCGGGCAGCATCCGCACGTTTATTTCGAAGCGGCTGCCGTTATTATCGCGTTTATTTCGCTGGGTAAATTGCTCGAAGAACGGGCCAAATCGAATACGACATCGGCCATCAAGAAACTGATGAGCCTTCAACCCGACACGGTGCGGCTCGTCGATGGGGAAACGGAGCGCGATGTCCCGATTGCTACCGTTCGGGTGGGTAACGTACTGGTAGTGCGACCAGGCGAACGGATTCCGGTTGATGGAGACGTGCAGACCGGTGCGTCGTTTGTTGACGAAAGCATGATCAGTGGCGAACCGATTCCGGTTGAGAAAACGGCAGGAACGAAAGTCTTCGCCGGTACGATCAACCAGAAGGGAAGCTTCCGCTTTCGGGCCGACAAGGTTGGGGCCGACACCGTATTAGCCCGCATCATTCGAACGGTGCAGGAAGCGCAGGGGAGTAAGGCCCCTGTTCAGCGGCTGGTCGATAAAATTGCGGGTATTTTCGTGCCGGTCGTGTTGGGTATTGCCTTGTTGACCTTTGGGGTCTGGATGCTCATTGGGGGCGATAATGCGCTGACAACAGCGTTGTTAACGTCTGTAACGGTGCTGATCATTGCCTGTCCCTGCGCGTTGGGACTGGCTACGCCAACCGCCATTATGGTCGGCGTGGGAAAAGGAGCCGAGACTAATATCCTGATCAAAGACGCTGAGAGTCTGGAGTTGGGCTACCGTGTCAATGCGGTGGTGCTGGATAAGACCGGCACGCTCACCGAAGGCAAACCCGTTGTTACGGATTTACACTGGCTGGTTTCGGCTAATGAACAGGCTGGGTTGGCATCCATTCTGTACGCGCTGGAAACCCAGTCCGAACACCCACTTGCTCAAGCGGTCGTCGCGCATTTGACATCAACGAACGTCGCTGGTGTTGCGATGGATCGTTTCGAGAGTATAACGGGGCATGGTGTAAAAGGCGACCATTCCGGTAATACCTATATCGTTGGCAATCGATCGTTGCTGTTGAAACAAGGCATCTCGCCGGACGAAGCACTGGAGCAACAGGCCGATTTGTTCTACAAAGCGGCAAAGACGGTCGTATTCTTTGCGGATCAGCAGCGGGTGCTGGCCATCGTCGCTATTGCTGATCCAATCAAAAACACGTCCAGAAAGGCGGTCGACATGTTGCAACGACGAGGTATTGAGGTTTACCTGCTCACTGGTGATAATGCCCAGACCGCAGCCGCCGTAGCCGGTCAGGTTGGCATACGTCAGTATCGGGCGGAGGTACTGCCTGCCGAAAAAGCGGCTTTTGTTCAGGAACTACAGGCACAGGGTAAGGTGGTGGCGATGGTTGGCGACGGCATCAATGACGCACAGGCGCTGGCACAGGCCGATGTAAGCATGGCGATGGGTAAAGGGTCCGACATTGCAATGGATGTGGCGAAAATGACGCTCATCACATCTGACCTGACCCGCGTTTCGATGGCCCTGCACCTGTCTCGAAAAACCGTTCAGACGATCCGTCAGAATTTATTCTGGGCGTTCATCTACAATCTGATCGGCATTCCAATCGCGGCTGGTGTGTTGTATCCCGCGTTCGGTTTCCTGCTCAACCCAATGATCGCGGGTGCGGCCATGGCTCTAAGTTCGGTGTCAGTTGTGAGCAATAGTCTACGGTTGCGGTCGATAAAGCTGTAA
- a CDS encoding FG-GAP-like repeat-containing protein: MKKLFTLCFFVIPLLNYAQSTAPAFGFQYDQRPTVSIDGRALISPWAGGLNALQYATVRLNDDARDDLVVFDRSTNKVSTFVAIDNPTGSGIAWQYAPAYETAFPSINGWMVIIDYDADGRKDLFSPGPSGNIDVYHNETQGGNVVFKRVISSLTTVGFGGKQNLYVAPTDAPAITDFDDDGDIDILTFDASGNLITYQQNMSVERTGKKDGLDFKRADCQVWGHFIKEFCNDFTFGISCDGTAGAGKVNPVVNAAKPVGTRPLHSGNTLAILDVNGDGKKDMLFGFVSCTNIAVLYNAGANNENATFTSFDSLFPAQNPIAFPAYAATFSEDVDGDGIKDLLASTYSDFNENRLYNFRASSWFYRNAGTNQKPDFKLIQKDFLQNDMLDLGENAAPALADLDGDGDMDLLVGYSGVLSGTAYRAGLWHFENKGTTQNPAFALVTTDYLGLTQGLGLSEVVPSFADVDANGSTDLVLTGTGAKGIEIRVFFNTAAKGAAAQYSLAGATRWPTPDLMQPGELLTVADMDHDGKSDVLVGKSEGTVHYFRNAGTAVSPTFQLQNQRFGGFTNDNSYYDRARSLVIADMNGDKKEEIITASNNGKVRIYQFPARLDQSLTLIDSLPGLGLPGTGLIAAMADLDGDQLPDLMLGSEAGGVRYLKNSSQKVVVTGLPEEVTGPWAFPNPTDRYLTVRPAFSGRIELVSLSGQAMLPMQEVKVDVETVIDLGGLSDGTYLLRLTADNRPALVQKVVVWK, translated from the coding sequence ATGAAAAAGCTGTTTACGCTTTGTTTTTTCGTTATTCCGCTGCTCAACTACGCCCAGTCGACGGCACCAGCCTTTGGTTTTCAGTATGACCAACGTCCTACGGTCAGCATCGATGGTCGTGCACTGATCAGTCCGTGGGCGGGTGGGCTGAACGCCCTGCAATACGCGACCGTGCGCCTGAACGATGATGCCCGCGACGATCTGGTAGTATTTGATCGGTCGACCAATAAGGTCAGCACGTTTGTCGCGATTGATAACCCGACGGGGAGCGGTATTGCGTGGCAGTACGCACCCGCTTACGAAACGGCCTTTCCGTCCATCAATGGCTGGATGGTTATCATTGATTACGACGCCGATGGTCGCAAAGACCTATTCTCGCCCGGTCCATCCGGCAACATCGATGTGTATCATAATGAAACGCAGGGCGGCAATGTCGTCTTCAAACGAGTCATCAGTTCGCTTACGACGGTAGGCTTCGGGGGTAAACAGAATTTGTACGTAGCGCCAACGGATGCCCCCGCCATCACGGACTTCGACGATGATGGTGATATTGATATTTTGACCTTTGACGCGTCGGGCAACCTGATCACTTACCAGCAGAACATGAGCGTCGAGCGGACGGGAAAGAAAGACGGGCTGGACTTCAAACGGGCCGATTGCCAGGTCTGGGGGCATTTTATTAAAGAGTTCTGCAATGACTTCACATTCGGTATCTCGTGCGATGGTACAGCGGGCGCAGGCAAAGTCAACCCAGTCGTGAACGCAGCCAAACCCGTTGGAACACGGCCTTTACACTCCGGCAATACGCTGGCGATCCTGGACGTTAACGGCGACGGTAAAAAAGATATGCTGTTCGGGTTTGTTTCCTGCACCAATATCGCCGTTCTGTATAATGCCGGAGCCAACAACGAAAACGCCACGTTTACGTCGTTCGATAGTCTGTTCCCGGCCCAGAATCCGATCGCATTCCCGGCCTACGCAGCCACATTCTCGGAAGACGTTGATGGGGACGGCATCAAAGATCTGCTGGCTTCGACTTACTCGGACTTTAACGAAAATAGGCTATACAATTTTCGGGCATCGAGCTGGTTCTACCGGAATGCGGGTACCAATCAGAAACCGGATTTTAAGCTAATCCAGAAAGATTTTCTGCAAAATGACATGCTTGATCTGGGCGAAAACGCGGCTCCCGCGCTGGCCGATCTGGACGGCGATGGCGATATGGATTTGCTGGTTGGGTACAGTGGCGTGCTGAGTGGCACCGCGTATCGGGCCGGCCTATGGCATTTCGAGAACAAAGGCACAACCCAGAATCCGGCATTCGCGCTCGTCACAACCGACTACCTGGGGCTTACGCAGGGATTGGGTTTGAGTGAGGTCGTCCCGTCGTTTGCCGATGTTGACGCCAATGGGAGCACTGATCTGGTACTGACGGGGACGGGAGCAAAGGGCATCGAGATACGGGTGTTCTTCAATACGGCGGCCAAAGGAGCGGCTGCCCAGTACAGCCTTGCCGGAGCCACCCGCTGGCCGACGCCCGACCTGATGCAGCCGGGTGAACTGCTGACGGTAGCGGACATGGATCACGATGGAAAATCCGATGTACTGGTTGGCAAAAGTGAAGGGACGGTGCATTATTTCCGGAACGCCGGAACCGCGGTTAGTCCTACGTTTCAATTGCAAAACCAGCGATTTGGTGGGTTCACCAACGACAATTCGTATTACGACCGGGCCCGCTCGCTGGTCATCGCAGATATGAACGGCGACAAAAAAGAAGAGATCATTACGGCATCCAACAACGGAAAAGTTCGAATCTATCAATTCCCCGCCAGGCTCGATCAGTCGCTTACGCTGATCGACTCCCTGCCCGGTTTGGGATTGCCCGGCACCGGACTCATAGCCGCGATGGCTGATCTGGACGGCGATCAGCTGCCCGATCTGATGCTAGGAAGCGAAGCGGGTGGCGTACGATACCTGAAAAATTCGTCACAGAAAGTCGTCGTTACGGGTTTGCCCGAAGAGGTGACGGGGCCGTGGGCGTTTCCCAATCCGACGGATCGTTACCTGACGGTCCGGCCTGCCTTTTCGGGTCGTATTGAACTGGTGTCATTATCGGGACAGGCCATGTTGCCGATGCAGGAGGTCAAGGTCGATGTTGAAACGGTGATCGATTTGGGCGGTTTGTCGGATGGTACGTATCTGTTGCGATTGACCGCCGATAACCGTCCGGCGCTGGTACAAAAGGTAGTTGTGTGGAAGTAG
- a CDS encoding heavy-metal-associated domain-containing protein, with the protein METVKFKTNIKCGGCIATVTPFLNEAVGEGHWQVDVQNPSKVLTAETTTATAAQVKQAIEKAGFKAEPLN; encoded by the coding sequence ATGGAAACTGTAAAATTCAAGACTAATATTAAATGTGGGGGCTGCATTGCCACCGTTACCCCTTTTCTGAATGAAGCCGTTGGTGAAGGCCATTGGCAGGTCGATGTTCAGAATCCCAGCAAAGTACTGACCGCCGAAACCACTACGGCGACCGCTGCCCAGGTCAAACAGGCTATCGAAAAGGCAGGGTTTAAGGCTGAGCCGTTGAACTAA